A segment of the Labrus bergylta chromosome 11, fLabBer1.1, whole genome shotgun sequence genome:
ccttccttttatctcgaagatcctggagaaagtggtagctaatcagctgtgtgactttctccatgacaacagtttatttgaggagtttcagtcaggatttagagtccaccatagcactgagactgcactagttaaagttacaaacgatctacttctagcttcagacaggggacttctctctgtgctcgtcttgttagatcttagtgctgcttttgacaccattgaccatcagatcctattgTACAGACtaaaacatttacttggaattacagggactgctttaagttggtttgaatcctacttatcagaccgatctcagtttgtacatgttaatgatgagtcctctatgcacactaaagtttgccatggagtcccacaaggttcagtgcttggaccaattctctttacattatatatgcttcctctgggaaatataaTGAGGAAagactccatacagtttcattgttatgcagatgatattcagctttatgtatcaatgaagcacgatggcaccagtcagttatgtcagctagaaacgtgccttaaggacgttaggacctggatgaccagaaattttttgctacttaactcagacaagactgaagttattgtgctaggccctaagaacctcagagagactttttttaatgatatgactgtccttaatgacatcagcctgccatctagcaccactgttaggaatctaggagttctatttgatcaagatatgtcttttagctctcacatcaggcaaatttcaagaacagcctattttcaccttcgtaatatatccaagatcaggaatatcctgtcggaaaatgatgcagaaaaactagttcatgcatttgttacctccaggttggattattataattctcttttgtcaagGTGCtttggtaagtctctaaagactcttcaactagtccagaacgctgcagctcgtgtactgactagaactaggaaaagggaccacattactcctgtgttggcttctctgcactggctccctatacagtctagaatagaattcaagatccttcttctcacttacaaagcgctaaatggccaggcaccatcttatcttaaggagctactggtgccgtactgtccctcgagaacattacggtcccagaatgcaggcctactagtggtacctacagtctctaagtgtactatgggaggtaaagccttcagttatcagacctgctggtggtacctacagtctctaagtgtactatgggaggtaaagccttcagttatcgggctcctctcctctggaatcatcttccagccggggtccgggaggcagacacagtgtGTATTTtgaagaatagacttaaaactttcctttttgataaatcttatagttagggctggtgctggtgtagaccagcccCTAGTTaggctgctataggcttagactaccgggggaactggcaccttgagctcctctctctctctctctctctctctctctctctctctctctctgtgcatatacagtacatcatatcactgcatgtatctatctgtaaatatCAGTCACTAatcacctactttcctgggagctcttgagctctcttaggctcctcgagctCGTTgattgacggcctgccagaacaactcCCTTCCCCACCAGATCGTTGATTGACGGCTTGCCTGAAcaacacccccaccccaccccacccccttgctccctatccctcttcctgcattttattcCATCTCtcccctatccccttccaagcccggcgcagtctaggccttttgctcttttgtcatgttaacagacaaagagtaagatattttacctactttttgtaaagtgtcttgagataacacttgttatgagttgacgctatacaaataaaaattgattgattgaaatcaGCAGATAAAAGAGAAGGTTAAAACAGACTCAATAAACAagaattcaacattttcataaacGATTGACGTTAAAATTCCACAGTATTGATCAAAATACATACGCTAATGTGTCTTTGCACATACAGCATCAGTGTTGGCTTCACATGCGAGATTGTCTTTAATTATAGTATTTGAGCTGATTCACCACCTCAACAGCCTGCCCATTCATTGATATGGGGGTAACAGTTAAAGGCTTCCTCCTAAAATCAATGATCATCATGGTTTTAGATACATTGGTTTCTAAATAGGAGCGTTTGCACCACTTAGCAAAACTCATGAAAacctgaaatgttcagggtAAGCTGCACGTGGCTGAATCTTTCACTTTCAATGTTTATGTGAACAGGGTCGATAATGGCTGATACCAACGTTGAACTGACACCTGGGTGTACCACTACTTTTGGTAGCTGTTATAAAGCCCCTATCCAAATGATGTCCTTTTATATTTTAATCAGTTGGCTGGATTGGTGGCCTTCTCTTCGTCTTATTATATGCAAGGGCCCTACGTGTCTGATACCTAGATAATTTAGGCACACCCTCAGGCCCCCCTTTTGAAAAACTAGAACCACGTCCCAGGTCTCCCACTCCACGAGCGCTGTCCAAGACCTCCACAAGACACTAAAGAGGTGTTTCATCCAAGACAGCTCAACGATTTGTAGAGCCTGAGGCAAATCTCATCCACACCTCCTGGACCAGTGTTGTGGTTTTTCTCCAATAGTTCTGGACATTTTCCGACCACAGACTGAGGTCTTtgacctgctctttgtaaagtgtcctcagataatatttgttatgaatttgtGATTAAGTCATAAAAAGtgattcattgtttttgtcatcCTTTACATTGTGGCCTTTATTCACTTGCTCTTTATTTACCCCTGAGCATGTTGTAACTTTGTTTTGACAACTGGGCCtcgtgtgagtgcgccctgaaTTACATGTTAGTTTTTAAATCCTCAGACAGAACTTCTCGAGGCACACAGAGAGTTGGTAAAGACTTTACTGATCCAATGAAAACCTGATAGATGTAAGGTGACATGATTGGATATCATATTTACAACaccacattaaaaaataaatcattgaaGTTTCAGGAGGTTTGGAAACAATAAATATGTTGAACATATTCAATCTGCCCTCCAGTCCCATTTCTCCGTTTTAAAAGTCACTTTTATTGCACTTCACTTGAGCTGATGaatctcttcttctgcagtgattttatcattttattcaagATATTACATAGTCTTTACCTTTAGCTCTGACACTTACATCCTGCCTTGATTTTAAAACTCAgaagatgtttacatgtgtttCGGATTCTTGACAGCTGCATGCTGTACATGACAGGGTTCAGAAGCGGCTGAATGAGGaggaaatacagagacagaatgATGCGTACAATGCTCGGCACGCTGGCCATATTAAATCTACTCTGAAGTATTTCAAACATACAACCAAAAGAAAAGTTGATGAGCGAGGCCAGGTGAGGCGTGCAGGTGCTGATAGCTTTTCGTCGGGTCTGTTGGGAACCAGAGAAACACACCTGCAAGATTTTAGTGTAAGAGAAAAGAATTGGCAGCAGGGGGACTAAGACAGTCAGAACTGAGCCAAAGATTCCATAAATGTTATTCACCTGAATGTCAGAACAAGCTAACTTCACGACAAGATAGTTGTGACAATACAAACTGTTAATGATGTTTCCACAAAATGGCAAAGTGAtggttaaaaataaagtaatcAAGAATTTTACATAGGAGTAAATCCACATCCCAGCTATTAAAGTAACTGCCCTGTTAAACGTCATGAGTGTGTTATACTGCAGAGGGCAACAGATAGCCAGATACCTGTCATAAGACATGACAGCTAGATTACAGAACTCCACCTGAGCGTACGTGTACAAGCAGAAGATCTGCAGgaaacagagaggagcagacaCAGTGTGAACGTCTGAGAGAATCTGaaccaggaggagaggaaacaaaccTGTGCTGCCGTACAGCTCGTTCACAAACAGGCTGCACAGGAAGATGTACATGGGTTCATGAAGACTTCTG
Coding sequences within it:
- the LOC110002496 gene encoding olfactory receptor 4E2-like yields the protein MVCCITVRMMVNSTLHYFIFSTYMYVGSLKYLYFLLTAMLYMLIVFVNIFLIVLICMNRSLHEPMYIFLCSLFVNELYGSTGLFPLLLVQILSDVHTVSAPLCFLQIFCLYTYAQVEFCNLAVMSYDRYLAICCPLQYNTLMTFNRAVTLIAGMWIYSYVKFLITLFLTITLPFCGNIINSLYCHNYLVVKLACSDIQVNNIYGIFGSVLTVLVPLLPILFSYTKILQVCFSGSQQTRRKAISTCTPHLASLINFSFGCMFEILQSRFNMASVPSIVRIILSLYFLLIQPLLNPVMYSMQLSRIRNTCKHLLSFKIKAGCKCQS